A region of Streptomyces sp. NBC_01750 DNA encodes the following proteins:
- a CDS encoding MHYT domain-containing protein, which translates to MGHLDHAAFGLLTPVLSYAMAVVGAALGLRCTVRALGTSGRSRRNWLITAASAIGTGIWTMHFVAMLGFAVTGTDIHYNVPLTILSLLVAMLVVGAGVFCVGFGRDRVTALLIGGLTTGLGVASMHYLGMAALRLHGSVRYDPLLVALSVVIAVVAATAALWAALNIKSPVAVAVASLVMGAAVSSMHYTGMLAVSVRVAPSGVELPGAAAMQFIFPLAVGLGSYLFVTAAFVALSPTAREYAAHNSDGLPTASTADPGPATEPSTTASPASTTTTATA; encoded by the coding sequence ATGGGACATCTGGACCACGCCGCTTTCGGCCTACTGACACCCGTGCTGTCGTACGCGATGGCCGTCGTCGGCGCCGCCCTCGGGCTGCGCTGCACCGTACGAGCGCTCGGCACGAGTGGCCGCTCCCGCCGCAATTGGCTGATCACCGCCGCGTCCGCGATCGGCACCGGCATCTGGACGATGCACTTCGTCGCGATGCTCGGCTTCGCCGTCACCGGCACCGACATCCACTACAACGTGCCACTGACCATCCTCAGTCTGCTCGTCGCCATGCTTGTCGTCGGCGCCGGCGTCTTCTGTGTCGGTTTCGGGCGTGACCGCGTCACGGCACTGCTGATCGGCGGCCTCACCACGGGGCTCGGCGTGGCCAGCATGCACTACCTGGGCATGGCTGCCCTGCGGCTGCACGGCTCGGTGCGCTACGACCCGCTGCTCGTCGCGCTCTCCGTCGTCATCGCCGTGGTCGCTGCGACCGCGGCCCTGTGGGCGGCGCTCAACATCAAGTCACCGGTCGCGGTCGCCGTCGCCTCGCTGGTGATGGGAGCGGCGGTCAGCAGCATGCACTACACCGGAATGCTCGCCGTCAGCGTGCGGGTCGCTCCTTCCGGTGTCGAACTGCCCGGGGCCGCGGCGATGCAGTTCATCTTCCCCCTCGCCGTCGGCCTCGGGTCGTACCTCTTCGTCACCGCCGCCTTCGTGGCGCTCTCCCCGACAGCACGCGAGTACGCCGCCCACAACTCGGACGGGCTGCCGACCGCATCCACAGCCGACCCCGGGCCGGCGACCGAACCCTCGACCACCGCCAGTCCCGCGAGCACCACCACGACCGCCACCGCCTAG
- a CDS encoding DEAD/DEAH box helicase: MHTLPAATLSPATEPEPDLLPDLDELIGCRAVFVPGDPARAGRIAFWRPGGDGLPAARGRLEPLTVVADDARPHTVAALLLPVRAALPVLTRARASANASPATAFWGAATILALQLAARGLLLPGLTATDHDAWRLGPLTLQDLERVRTLAAAMPPAAHCVPLDKAADPLLLPEPERLLRAFLDAVADGLPRTPAAAIAAGGPAFAAREPQHLPGRRAWAADVAAGHDAGVRLSLRIELPGLAEADVEGAGPVFRAVLQMHRAGDPTLVADAAEVWAGAGHPDVAFGSRARMDALLALRRAARAWTPLTPLLHAAVPDAIELADEEVTELLGEAARALAATGVQVHWPKEMARKLTARAVIGPPEEPGQEEGKAPQQDHSGLPSFLSADALLALNWWFALGDQQLTRAELDRLAEASRPVVRLRDQWVLIDPEEARRARESQDRKLTPVDALGAVLTGTTEVDGRRIDVQASGWLARLRDRLADPEGGQQEIGQPAALAATLRDYQLRGLNWLNRMTSLGLGGCLADDMGLGKTITLISLHLHRQTDPSAAGPTLVVCPTSLLGNWQREIERFAPGTPVRRFHGASRDLDALADGEFVLTTYGTMRVDAKRLGQVSWGMVVADEAQHVKNPYSATAKRLRTIGTKARVALTGTPVENNLSELWAILDWTTPGLLGKLGTFRTRYAQAVEGGNDPAAAGRLASLVRPFLLRRRKSDPGIAPELPPKTETDRAVSLTGEQTGLYEAVVRETLAAISEAGGMERRGLVVKLLTALKQICNHPAQYVKEQSPKGARPRTAGRSGKLELLDELLDTILAEGASVLVFTQYVQMARLLEQHLAARGVRTQFLHGGTPIAEREAMVNRFQDGEVPVFLLSLKAAGTGLNLTRAEHVVHYDRWWNPAVEAQATDRAYRIGQHRPVQVHRLIAEGTIEDRIADMLARKRELADAVLGSGEAALTELTDAELADLVELRGSGR, translated from the coding sequence GTGCACACGCTCCCCGCGGCAACGCTCTCCCCGGCCACCGAACCCGAACCCGACCTCCTCCCCGACCTCGATGAACTCATCGGCTGCCGTGCGGTCTTCGTGCCCGGGGACCCGGCCCGCGCCGGCCGCATCGCCTTCTGGCGCCCCGGCGGCGATGGACTCCCGGCCGCCCGGGGCCGCCTCGAGCCGCTCACCGTGGTCGCGGACGACGCCCGTCCGCATACCGTGGCGGCGCTGCTGCTGCCCGTACGGGCCGCGTTGCCGGTCCTCACCCGGGCCCGCGCATCGGCGAACGCCTCCCCGGCGACGGCCTTCTGGGGCGCGGCGACCATCCTCGCCCTCCAACTCGCCGCACGCGGACTGCTGTTGCCGGGGCTCACCGCCACCGATCACGACGCCTGGCGGCTCGGACCGCTGACACTCCAGGACCTGGAGCGGGTCCGCACGCTGGCGGCCGCGATGCCGCCCGCCGCGCACTGCGTGCCGCTGGACAAGGCAGCTGATCCGCTGCTGCTGCCGGAACCGGAGCGGCTGCTGCGCGCCTTCCTCGACGCGGTCGCCGACGGTCTGCCGCGCACGCCCGCGGCCGCGATCGCGGCAGGCGGTCCCGCCTTCGCGGCGCGCGAGCCGCAGCACCTTCCCGGCCGGCGCGCCTGGGCGGCGGACGTCGCCGCGGGCCATGACGCGGGTGTACGGCTCTCCTTGCGCATCGAGCTGCCGGGTCTCGCGGAGGCGGACGTGGAGGGCGCGGGGCCCGTCTTCCGTGCCGTCCTGCAGATGCACCGCGCCGGCGATCCGACGCTCGTCGCCGACGCCGCCGAGGTATGGGCCGGAGCAGGCCACCCGGATGTGGCCTTCGGGTCGCGCGCCCGGATGGACGCCCTGCTCGCGCTGCGCCGCGCCGCCCGCGCCTGGACGCCGCTTACTCCACTGCTCCATGCCGCCGTACCGGACGCGATCGAGCTCGCCGACGAGGAGGTCACCGAGCTGCTCGGCGAGGCGGCCCGGGCGCTGGCGGCGACCGGCGTCCAGGTGCACTGGCCGAAGGAGATGGCGCGCAAGCTCACCGCGCGCGCCGTGATCGGCCCGCCCGAGGAGCCCGGACAGGAAGAGGGCAAGGCTCCGCAGCAGGACCATTCCGGGCTGCCGTCCTTCCTGTCGGCGGACGCTCTGCTCGCCCTCAACTGGTGGTTCGCGCTGGGCGATCAGCAGCTCACCCGGGCGGAGCTGGACCGGCTCGCCGAGGCGAGCCGCCCAGTCGTGCGCCTGCGCGACCAGTGGGTGCTCATCGATCCGGAGGAGGCTCGGCGCGCACGCGAGAGCCAGGACCGCAAACTGACTCCGGTCGACGCGCTCGGCGCCGTACTCACCGGCACGACCGAGGTCGACGGCCGCCGCATCGACGTACAGGCGTCCGGATGGCTGGCGCGGCTGCGCGACCGGCTGGCCGATCCCGAGGGCGGACAGCAGGAGATCGGACAGCCCGCGGCGCTCGCCGCGACCTTGCGCGACTACCAGCTGCGCGGCCTCAACTGGCTGAACCGTATGACCTCGCTCGGCCTCGGCGGCTGCCTTGCCGACGACATGGGACTCGGCAAGACGATCACGCTCATCTCGCTGCATCTGCACCGGCAGACCGACCCATCGGCCGCCGGCCCCACGCTCGTCGTCTGCCCGACGTCCCTGCTGGGCAACTGGCAGCGCGAGATCGAGAGATTCGCGCCCGGCACTCCGGTACGCCGCTTTCACGGCGCATCCCGCGATCTCGACGCCCTGGCGGACGGGGAGTTCGTGCTCACCACGTACGGCACGATGCGGGTGGACGCCAAGAGGCTCGGCCAGGTGTCCTGGGGCATGGTCGTCGCCGACGAGGCGCAGCACGTCAAGAATCCGTACTCCGCCACAGCCAAGCGGCTGCGCACCATCGGCACGAAGGCCCGGGTCGCGCTCACCGGCACGCCGGTGGAGAACAACCTGTCCGAACTGTGGGCGATCCTCGACTGGACCACGCCTGGGCTGCTCGGGAAGCTCGGCACTTTCCGTACGCGCTATGCGCAGGCGGTGGAGGGCGGCAACGATCCGGCCGCGGCCGGGCGACTGGCCTCGCTGGTACGGCCGTTCCTGCTGCGCCGGCGCAAGTCCGACCCGGGCATCGCGCCCGAGCTGCCGCCCAAGACCGAGACCGACCGGGCTGTTTCGCTGACCGGGGAACAGACCGGTCTGTACGAGGCGGTCGTACGGGAGACCCTCGCCGCGATCTCGGAGGCCGGTGGCATGGAACGGCGCGGTCTGGTGGTGAAGCTGCTCACCGCGCTCAAGCAGATCTGCAACCACCCGGCGCAGTATGTGAAGGAGCAGAGCCCGAAGGGAGCGCGGCCGCGGACAGCGGGCCGCTCCGGCAAACTTGAGCTGCTGGACGAACTCCTGGACACCATCCTGGCCGAGGGCGCGAGCGTGCTGGTCTTCACCCAGTACGTCCAGATGGCGCGGCTGCTCGAGCAGCATCTGGCGGCACGCGGCGTACGCACGCAGTTCCTGCACGGCGGCACGCCGATCGCCGAGCGTGAGGCGATGGTGAACCGCTTCCAGGACGGCGAAGTACCCGTCTTCCTGCTCTCGTTGAAGGCCGCGGGTACCGGGCTGAACCTCACCCGGGCCGAACATGTCGTGCACTACGACCGCTGGTGGAATCCAGCCGTCGAGGCGCAGGCCACCGACCGGGCGTACCGCATCGGTCAGCACCGTCCCGTGCAGGTCCACCGGCTGATCGCGGAGGGCACCATCGAGGACCGGATCGCCGACATGCTTGCGCGCAAACGGGAGTTGGCGGACGCGGTCCTCGGCTCCGGCGAGGCCGCCCTGACGGAACTGACCGACGCCGAACTGGCGGACCTGGTGGAGCTGCGAGGGAGCGGGCGATGA
- a CDS encoding alpha/beta fold hydrolase has translation MRQARFDARGSLIRWTEAAGEGPPRVFVHGLGAVSSAYHAHIAAHPALAGRRSLFVDLPGHGLSDRPADFGYTLEDHAAALAAALEAAGVRGAELVGHSMGGAVAIVLAYRRPDLVARLVVTEGNLDPNPPVTPGGSGIATYGEEEFVRGGGFARVLERVGPVWSATMRLADPLALHRSAIGLMTGTRPTMRRMLMDLPLDRTYLQGARSGELPGHEELVACGVRVLTVPDAGHNVMFDNPAAFVRAVAGGSVLADRGPDASVLMPQS, from the coding sequence GTGCGACAGGCTCGATTCGACGCGCGGGGCAGCCTCATTCGCTGGACGGAGGCGGCGGGCGAGGGACCGCCGAGGGTGTTTGTGCATGGGCTCGGCGCGGTTTCGTCGGCGTACCACGCGCATATCGCCGCCCACCCGGCACTGGCCGGCCGCCGCTCGCTCTTCGTCGATCTGCCCGGACACGGCCTCAGCGACCGGCCGGCGGACTTCGGCTACACGCTGGAGGACCACGCGGCCGCACTCGCCGCCGCACTCGAGGCGGCCGGTGTGCGCGGCGCGGAGCTCGTCGGGCACAGCATGGGCGGTGCGGTCGCGATCGTGCTCGCGTACCGGCGCCCGGATCTGGTGGCACGGCTGGTGGTCACGGAGGGCAATCTCGACCCGAACCCGCCGGTGACGCCGGGCGGCAGCGGAATCGCCACGTACGGAGAGGAGGAGTTCGTCCGCGGCGGCGGCTTCGCGCGCGTGCTCGAGCGGGTCGGCCCTGTCTGGTCGGCGACCATGCGTCTGGCGGACCCGCTCGCCCTGCACCGCAGTGCGATCGGACTGATGACAGGTACCCGCCCCACGATGCGCCGGATGCTCATGGATCTGCCGCTGGACCGCACATATCTGCAGGGTGCGCGAAGCGGTGAACTCCCCGGCCACGAGGAGCTGGTGGCCTGTGGAGTACGAGTGCTGACCGTCCCGGACGCCGGTCACAACGTCATGTTCGACAACCCGGCGGCATTCGTACGGGCGGTCGCCGGCGGTTCAGTTCTGGCGGACCGCGGTCCCGACGCCTCGGTCCTGATGCCTCAGTCCTGA
- a CDS encoding PadR family transcriptional regulator translates to MLELAILGFLCDTPLHGYELRKRITALTGHVRPVAESTLYPAIKRLEKSGLLARETQPGSVAAPRHVLSLTEDGRRELLRRLAEPVQSEITDENRWFTLLAFLRHLEDAEAQAAVLRRRLEFLEEPASFFYEDERPLRAEELDDPFRRGMLTIARATSEAELKWLRTTIRSLAPGH, encoded by the coding sequence ATGCTCGAGCTCGCCATCCTCGGTTTTCTCTGCGACACCCCGCTCCACGGCTATGAACTGCGCAAACGCATCACCGCGCTGACCGGCCACGTGCGGCCGGTCGCCGAGAGCACGCTGTATCCCGCGATCAAACGGCTCGAGAAGTCAGGTCTGCTGGCGCGCGAGACCCAGCCCGGATCGGTCGCCGCGCCCCGCCATGTCCTGAGCCTCACCGAGGACGGGCGGCGTGAGCTGCTGCGCCGGCTCGCAGAGCCCGTGCAGAGCGAAATCACCGATGAGAACCGGTGGTTCACCCTGCTCGCGTTCCTGCGGCATCTGGAGGACGCCGAGGCGCAGGCGGCCGTACTGCGGCGGCGGCTGGAGTTCCTGGAGGAGCCGGCCAGCTTCTTCTACGAGGATGAACGCCCCCTGCGCGCCGAGGAGTTGGACGATCCGTTCCGCCGCGGCATGCTCACGATCGCCCGCGCCACCAGTGAGGCGGAACTGAAGTGGTTGCGGACCACGATCCGCTCGCTCGCCCCGGGGCACTGA
- a CDS encoding SAM-dependent methyltransferase, protein MPDSAVERQDGLVECRAIGRVVGGRDAVEDDDWGLESAVIRLDSTQFGPEALYGLEQFSHLEIVYHFDRVAPEKIQTGARHPRGNTDWPLVGIFAQRGKNRPNRLGVSRCRLVKVDGLEVSVTGLDAVDGTPVIDIKPYMAEFGPIGETVQPQWSVELMRDYY, encoded by the coding sequence ATGCCGGACAGTGCAGTGGAGCGGCAGGACGGGCTGGTCGAATGCCGGGCGATCGGCAGGGTCGTCGGCGGCCGCGATGCGGTGGAGGACGACGACTGGGGGCTGGAGAGCGCGGTGATCCGGCTCGACAGCACGCAGTTCGGGCCGGAGGCGCTGTACGGTCTCGAGCAGTTCTCGCATCTGGAGATCGTGTACCACTTCGACCGGGTCGCTCCGGAGAAGATCCAGACGGGCGCCCGTCATCCGCGGGGCAATACGGACTGGCCGCTGGTCGGGATCTTCGCGCAGCGCGGGAAGAACCGGCCCAACCGGCTGGGCGTTTCACGCTGCCGTCTGGTGAAGGTCGACGGTCTCGAGGTATCGGTGACGGGGCTGGACGCGGTGGACGGCACGCCGGTCATCGACATCAAGCCGTATATGGCGGAGTTCGGCCCGATCGGCGAGACGGTGCAGCCGCAGTGGTCGGTGGAACTGATGCGCGACTACTACTGA
- a CDS encoding MOSC domain-containing protein, whose amino-acid sequence MSAAVTKVSSNGEYSFTKPNRGSITLLAGLGVEGDVHAGVTVKHRSRIAQDPTRPNLRQVHLIHQELFDEVAAAGFEVGPGDLGENITTSGIDLLALPTGTVLRLGEEAVVEVTGLRNPCLQIDIFQDGLLKQVVGRDEAGGIVLKAGIMGIVRAGGVVRPGDMIAVEVPDGPHRPLERV is encoded by the coding sequence ATGAGCGCGGCAGTCACGAAGGTCAGCAGCAACGGCGAGTACTCATTCACCAAGCCGAACCGCGGTAGCATCACACTGCTGGCCGGGCTCGGGGTGGAGGGGGACGTTCACGCGGGGGTGACGGTCAAGCACCGCTCCCGGATCGCGCAGGACCCCACCCGGCCGAATCTGCGCCAGGTCCACCTCATCCACCAGGAGCTCTTCGACGAGGTGGCGGCGGCCGGTTTCGAGGTCGGCCCCGGCGACCTCGGCGAGAACATCACCACCAGCGGCATCGATCTTCTCGCGCTGCCCACCGGCACGGTGCTGCGGCTCGGCGAGGAAGCGGTCGTGGAGGTCACCGGCCTGCGCAATCCGTGCCTGCAGATCGACATCTTCCAGGACGGACTGCTCAAGCAGGTCGTCGGCCGTGACGAAGCGGGTGGCATCGTGCTCAAGGCCGGGATCATGGGAATTGTCAGGGCCGGCGGAGTGGTCAGGCCCGGAGACATGATCGCCGTGGAAGTGCCGGACGGACCGCACCGGCCGCTCGAACGGGTCTAG
- a CDS encoding class I SAM-dependent methyltransferase — MADDHAHVQEFFGVRAADWDARFPDDGPAYTAAVAEMGLRPGDAVLDAGCGTGRALAPLRSAVGARGTVIGADLTPAMLEVAVRGGRRSSGLLLLADVARLPLRDESLDAVFAAGLIAHLPQPDVNLRELARVVRPGGRLALFHPIGRAALAARQGRQVTEADLRAEPSLRPLLAGSGWRMTSYVDEDARFLALAVRQG; from the coding sequence ATGGCCGACGACCACGCACATGTGCAGGAGTTCTTCGGCGTCCGCGCCGCTGACTGGGACGCGCGCTTCCCCGACGACGGGCCGGCCTACACCGCCGCCGTCGCCGAGATGGGGCTGCGCCCCGGCGACGCAGTGCTCGACGCGGGCTGCGGCACCGGCCGCGCCCTGGCTCCCCTGCGGTCGGCCGTGGGAGCGCGGGGCACGGTAATCGGTGCCGATCTGACGCCCGCGATGCTGGAGGTAGCGGTGCGCGGGGGGCGCCGGAGCAGCGGACTGCTGCTGCTCGCCGATGTGGCCCGGCTGCCGCTGCGCGACGAATCGCTCGACGCCGTGTTCGCTGCCGGCCTCATCGCCCATCTTCCGCAACCGGATGTGAATCTGCGGGAGCTGGCGCGGGTCGTGCGACCGGGCGGCAGGCTCGCGCTGTTCCACCCCATCGGCAGGGCGGCGCTGGCCGCCCGCCAGGGCCGGCAGGTCACCGAGGCCGATCTGCGCGCCGAGCCCAGCCTCCGCCCGCTGCTGGCCGGTTCGGGATGGCGGATGACCTCGTACGTGGACGAGGACGCCCGCTTCCTGGCCCTGGCGGTCCGCCAGGGCTGA
- a CDS encoding fatty acid desaturase family protein has product MPQATVTLAAPAPAPTASGGRAASGAGSEFAPLLRTVKEQGLLERRTGWYARGITVNLLGITALVTGMALLGGSWWVLLLAPLLAVLSARTAFFGHDAGHAQITGDRRKSRIIQLIHANLLLGMSQEWWNDKHNRHHANPNHIEKDPDVAADILVFTQKQARGRVGFRGWLTRHQSWLFFPLTTLEGIALKIYGFRAVFSREAGARQTTRERAVEGLLLLTHAAAYVTLLLTTMSVGKAVVFALIHQMLLGLHLGMAFAPNHKGMEMPDEESGRRWGHLRRQVLTSRNVRGGPVTDWFLGGLNYQIEHHLFPSMPRPHLRLAQPLVRAHCRSLGITYTETCLLDSYRQALSHMREVGEPLRSDA; this is encoded by the coding sequence ATGCCCCAGGCCACCGTCACTCTTGCGGCCCCCGCACCAGCGCCAACAGCCTCCGGCGGCCGCGCGGCGAGTGGCGCAGGGAGCGAATTCGCGCCGCTCCTGCGGACCGTGAAGGAGCAGGGTCTCCTGGAGCGCCGCACCGGCTGGTACGCCCGTGGCATCACCGTGAATCTCCTCGGCATCACCGCCCTGGTCACCGGCATGGCTCTGCTCGGTGGCTCGTGGTGGGTGCTGCTGCTCGCACCACTGCTGGCCGTTCTGTCCGCCCGTACCGCCTTCTTCGGTCATGACGCCGGGCACGCCCAGATCACCGGCGACCGCCGCAAGAGCCGGATCATTCAGCTCATCCACGCCAATCTGCTCCTCGGCATGAGCCAGGAATGGTGGAACGACAAGCACAACCGGCACCACGCCAACCCCAACCACATCGAGAAGGACCCGGACGTCGCGGCCGACATCCTGGTCTTCACACAGAAGCAGGCCAGGGGCCGCGTCGGTTTCCGTGGCTGGCTCACCCGGCACCAGTCCTGGCTGTTCTTCCCGCTCACCACCCTCGAAGGCATCGCCCTGAAGATCTACGGATTCCGCGCCGTCTTCTCCAGGGAGGCAGGTGCCCGTCAGACGACCCGCGAGCGCGCCGTCGAGGGCCTGCTGCTCCTCACCCATGCCGCCGCGTACGTCACCTTGCTGCTGACCACCATGTCCGTGGGCAAGGCCGTCGTCTTCGCGCTCATTCACCAGATGCTTCTCGGCCTCCATCTCGGCATGGCCTTCGCGCCGAACCACAAGGGGATGGAGATGCCCGACGAGGAGAGCGGCCGGCGCTGGGGCCATCTGCGCCGACAGGTCCTCACCTCTCGCAACGTCCGCGGCGGGCCGGTGACGGACTGGTTCCTCGGGGGCCTGAACTACCAGATCGAGCACCACCTCTTCCCGAGCATGCCACGCCCCCACCTGCGGCTCGCCCAGCCGCTGGTGCGCGCCCACTGCCGCTCGCTCGGCATCACCTACACCGAGACCTGTCTCCTCGACTCGTACCGCCAGGCACTGAGTCATATGCGCGAGGTCGGCGAACCGCTGCGCAGCGACGCATAG
- a CDS encoding SWIM zinc finger family protein: MSGGDEMERTFDALPPARGQGFTQTWWGRAWLKALEDTALDGEQLKKGRRHAREGAVGAVSVRPGRITAVVRDRDGTAHRSDVLLQELSEEEWNRLLHMAVDRAGHIAALLDREMPPHLVEDAAAAGVELLPGIGDLEPECDCEAWDHCPHTTALCYQVARLLDQDPFVLLLMRGRGERRLLDELQIRSVARAAGNVPEQEAGQARTPEGVRADEAFATRSVVAPLPAPPPLPDEPGQPPALDTETPPAPGIDTAALEFLAMNAAARAHRMLSEALAPGHEQQPLEVTLTLDQDAVRLAAAGPEPAIAGRLAVGTDRQRAELDLAVRAWRYGGTAALSVLEEGWTPEPEVVARARTQLSDAWEEAERPQLRAGGSGRWTVVGEEAQLRVGRDGRWWPYRKERGRWVPAGPPDHDPAAALTDVLGGTG, translated from the coding sequence ATGAGCGGCGGCGACGAGATGGAGCGCACGTTCGACGCGCTGCCGCCGGCGCGCGGGCAGGGTTTCACACAGACCTGGTGGGGCCGGGCTTGGCTCAAGGCCCTGGAGGACACGGCGCTCGACGGCGAGCAGCTGAAGAAGGGCCGCAGGCACGCGCGTGAGGGTGCCGTCGGTGCGGTGTCGGTACGTCCCGGGCGGATCACCGCCGTCGTACGGGACCGGGACGGCACCGCGCACCGCAGCGATGTGCTGCTGCAGGAGCTGAGCGAGGAGGAGTGGAACCGTCTCCTGCACATGGCAGTCGACCGGGCGGGGCATATCGCGGCGCTGCTCGACCGGGAGATGCCACCGCATCTGGTGGAGGACGCGGCGGCCGCCGGGGTCGAGCTGCTTCCCGGCATCGGCGACCTGGAGCCCGAGTGCGACTGTGAGGCATGGGACCACTGCCCGCATACGACGGCCCTCTGCTACCAGGTGGCGCGTCTCCTTGACCAGGATCCGTTCGTGCTGCTGCTGATGCGGGGGCGCGGGGAGCGTCGTCTCCTTGACGAGCTGCAGATACGGAGTGTGGCGCGGGCGGCCGGGAACGTGCCGGAGCAGGAGGCCGGCCAGGCGCGGACACCCGAGGGTGTGCGGGCCGACGAGGCGTTCGCGACCCGGAGCGTCGTGGCGCCGCTGCCGGCTCCTCCGCCACTGCCCGACGAGCCCGGGCAGCCGCCCGCGCTGGACACGGAGACTCCTCCGGCGCCCGGTATCGACACCGCGGCGCTGGAGTTCCTGGCCATGAACGCGGCGGCGCGGGCGCACCGGATGCTGTCCGAGGCTCTCGCACCCGGTCATGAACAACAGCCGTTGGAGGTGACGTTGACGCTGGACCAGGATGCGGTACGGCTGGCCGCCGCCGGGCCGGAACCGGCGATCGCGGGACGTCTCGCCGTGGGCACGGACCGGCAGCGCGCCGAGCTGGACCTGGCCGTGCGCGCCTGGCGGTACGGCGGTACGGCCGCCCTCTCGGTGCTCGAGGAGGGGTGGACGCCGGAGCCCGAAGTGGTGGCACGGGCGCGGACACAGCTCTCCGACGCGTGGGAGGAGGCGGAGCGGCCGCAACTGCGGGCGGGCGGCTCGGGCCGCTGGACGGTGGTGGGCGAGGAGGCGCAGCTGCGCGTGGGCCGTGACGGCCGCTGGTGGCCGTACCGCAAGGAGCGCGGCCGCTGGGTCCCGGCCGGTCCCCCGGACCACGATCCGGCTGCGGCGCTGACGGACGTGCTGGGCGGGACCGGCTGA